One Planctomycetota bacterium DNA segment encodes these proteins:
- a CDS encoding ABC transporter permease: MRNVATLTKRELIAYFLSPIAYIILTVFLVLIGYLFFEFLSFSRRADMSQILGFMGFISIFILPLLTMRLFADEFDTGTIETLMTAPVTTLEVVLSKYLASLLFLLVLILPTLLYAAILFAFGKPDAGPILTGYLGLFLLGAFYLAVGLVASACVRAQIAAAVISIVLLLLLYILGYIIRPDAVDPLSKALRYISFSQHFFGAFTKGIVDTRDVLYFVTNSLFCVFLTTVIVTVRRWR; encoded by the coding sequence ATGAGAAACGTCGCCACCCTGACCAAGCGCGAGCTGATCGCCTACTTCCTGTCGCCGATCGCCTATATCATACTCACCGTGTTCCTCGTGCTGATCGGCTACCTGTTCTTCGAGTTCCTGAGCTTCTCGCGGCGGGCCGACATGAGCCAGATCCTGGGCTTCATGGGCTTCATCTCGATCTTCATCCTGCCGCTGCTCACGATGCGCCTGTTCGCCGACGAGTTCGACACGGGCACGATCGAGACGCTGATGACGGCCCCCGTGACGACCCTCGAGGTGGTGTTGTCGAAGTACCTGGCCTCGCTGCTCTTCCTTCTCGTGCTCATCTTGCCCACGCTGCTCTACGCGGCGATCCTGTTCGCCTTCGGCAAGCCCGACGCCGGGCCGATCCTGACGGGGTATCTCGGGCTGTTCCTGCTGGGGGCCTTCTACCTGGCGGTGGGCCTGGTGGCCTCGGCCTGCGTGCGCGCGCAGATTGCGGCCGCCGTGATCTCCATCGTGCTCCTGCTGCTCCTCTACATTCTGGGCTACATCATCCGGCCCGATGCGGTGGACCCGCTCTCCAAGGCGCTTCGCTACATCTCCTTCTCGCAGCATTTCTTCGGGGCCTTCACGAAGGGGATTGTGGACACGCGCGACGTGCTGTACTTCGTGACCAACAGCCTGTTCTGCGTTTTCCTGACGACGGTCATCGTCACCGTCCGCAGGTGGAGGTGA
- a CDS encoding ABC transporter ATP-binding protein — protein MIEVEHLTKRYGKIVAVDDVSFRVEEGEVVGFLGPNGAGKSTVMRILTSFTPATSGQVRVAGFDPFWESMQVREGVGYLPENVPLYREMRVSEYLFHRARLKGVAACERKRRIGEVLDRCGIAEVAGRVIGQLSKGYRQRVGLADALVNDPPILILDEPTVGLDPNQVRLVREMIRDLGQRRTVLLSTHILSEVEMICPRVIIISGGRIVAEDTTANLKGRLGGTLEDVFVQLTKTADVVGHERKAEEVRA, from the coding sequence TTGATCGAAGTCGAACATCTCACCAAGCGCTACGGCAAGATCGTCGCGGTGGACGACGTGTCGTTCCGTGTGGAGGAGGGCGAGGTGGTGGGCTTCCTCGGGCCGAACGGCGCCGGGAAGTCCACCGTCATGCGCATCCTCACGTCGTTCACCCCGGCCACCTCGGGCCAGGTGCGGGTCGCCGGGTTCGACCCCTTCTGGGAGTCCATGCAGGTGCGCGAGGGGGTAGGCTATCTGCCCGAAAACGTGCCGCTGTACCGCGAGATGCGGGTGAGCGAGTACCTGTTCCACCGGGCGCGGCTCAAGGGGGTGGCGGCCTGCGAGCGCAAGCGGCGGATCGGCGAGGTGCTGGACCGCTGCGGCATCGCCGAGGTGGCGGGCCGCGTGATCGGCCAGCTCTCGAAGGGCTATCGCCAGCGGGTGGGCCTGGCCGACGCGCTGGTGAACGACCCGCCGATCCTGATCCTCGACGAGCCCACGGTGGGCCTCGACCCCAACCAGGTGCGGCTGGTGCGCGAGATGATCCGCGACCTGGGCCAGCGGCGCACCGTGCTGCTCTCCACCCACATCCTCTCGGAGGTCGAGATGATCTGCCCCCGCGTGATCATCATCAGCGGCGGGCGCATCGTGGCCGAGGACACGACGGCGAACCTCAAGGGCCGGCTCGGCGGCACGCTGGAGGACGTGTTCGTGCAGCTCACGAAGACGGCCGACGTGGTGGGGCATGAGCGGAAGGCCGAGGAGGTGCGGGCATGA